The Oceanimonas doudoroffii sequence TCGGGGGTATGGGTGGTTTTCACAGACATGATATTGCTCCTTGCATCTTTTTTATGATTTGGTCGCAGGGGGGACGAACGTCGGTTAACGGTCATCCTGATGAATGGAGGACGGGTGCCGGCACAGGGGCGCCACCTGAATGTCCATGTAGGGAAACAGTGGCAGGTTGCTGATCAGATCCTGCAATTCGGCGTTGTCGGCCACATCAAAAATGCTGACGTTGGCGTAGCTGCCGGCCACCCGCCACAGGTGGCGCCATTTGCCCTGGGTCTGCAGCTCCTGGG is a genomic window containing:
- the catC gene encoding muconolactone Delta-isomerase, producing MLFKVEMKVNLPHDMPAEVAAEIKAREKAYAQELQTQGKWRHLWRVAGSYANVSIFDVADNAELQDLISNLPLFPYMDIQVAPLCRHPSSIHQDDR